The Catellatospora citrea DNA segment GCCGGGTCCACGAGCAGGGCCGTGCCGAGATCTGGGGGCACAGCACCTGGCAGCACCACTCCGTCAACGTCGGCACCGCGCTGGGTCTGCCGGTCTGGCCGGTGCGCGAGTGCCCCGAGTTCGGGTCGCAGGACACCGCCCTGGCGACGCCGCTGGCCAGGACGAAGCAGACCTGGTGGAAGCTGCCCGCGGCGCTGCGGGTGCTCGACGAGGGCCGCCCGCTGCTGTGGACCGACGACGACGTGCGCCACCAGCTGCGCGCCGCCGACACCAGGCCGTGGGGCGATCGGGCACTGGTGGTGGCTCCGCCGGTCGAGGTCGGGCTGACGCCGCGCCAGTTGCGCCGCATCGACCGCTGGCTCACCAGGTGGGCGGTCTGACCCACCCTTACCTACCGTGTATCCCTACGGTACCCTCCGTATGTCTTATGTGGAGGGTGGTCGATGTGAGCGTTCCGGACAGGGCTGCGTTCGCCGGGCTCGGCGCCCCCGTGCAGCGCTACGGCACCAGACCGGTGGCACAGCTGCTCATCGCTCCGATCGTGGCCGCGACCACGCTGGTGCTCGGCTTCGGCGCGGACCTCGTGCCCTACCAGATCGCCGGGATCGCGATCACCGCCGGACTGCTCGTGCAGGCCCTGCTGATCCACCGCAACCGGGCGATCCACGTGTACGAGCGAGGAATGATCACGGTCGGCGCGCTCGGCCGGGTGCAGCACGTGGTGACCTGGCACGAGGTGGCCTACGTCGAGGGCGTCACCGTCAACACCAGCAACGGCGCGGCCACCACCACCCGCCGCGACTTCACCGTGCACGTGCCGGGCGGCCGGGTCCGCTTCAACGACCTCCTGGTGGCCGACGGCGACCGGCTCGCCGCCCACATCGCCCTGCGCGCCGGGCAGCGCCGCCTGTTCTGACCGCTCGCGAGGGTCACACGCGGGGGTGGCCGAAGCCGTGCGGCAGCGGCGGGATCCGGTCGATGAGAGTGCGGGCCGCTTCGATCACCAGCAGCCGGTCATAGGTCAGCGCGATGTCGTAGGTCGGCTCGGCCGCGGCGGCGCCCTCGGCCGCGGGGTGCGTCCGCGCGACGAGCGCGGCGGCGAAGTAGCTTCCGATGACGATCACCACCCGCTCGGCGGTCAGCGGGTCGCCGGTGGGGACCGACACCGCCTGGATACCGGTCCCGGGTTCGACCAGCTCCGGGCCGTACGCGGTGACCGTGACGCCGCGGCGGGCGATGTGGTTGAAGGTCAGCCGGGTCTCCCCGTCGATCTGCCGGTCCGGCACCGTGGCGAAGAACATGGTGGCGTCGTCGGTGCGCAGCGCCATCTGCTCCAGCAGGCGGCCGATGGGGACGAGCATCTGGTCGGTCACCTCGGCGATCGGGACCCGGTCCTCCACCACGCCGAACGGAGTGACCGAACCCGACGGCAGCTCGGCCACGCGGGGCAGCGAGAACGCCGAGCGAACGACGGTCGCCGGCAGCGGGCCCGGCCTGCCGAACAACCAGCCCTGCCCCAACCGTGCGCCCATGCCGCGGGCGGTGCCGAGGTGCTCGCTGGTCTCGATGCCCTCGGCGAGCACGGCCGCCCCGGTGCGGCCGGCCTCGGTGAGCACGGCGTTGACCACGAACGCCTGCGCCCACTCCGCGCTGCGGCCCTGGACCAGGGAGCGGTCGAGTTTGATGACATCGGGGCGGACCAGCGCCATCATGCCCAGGCTCGCCGGGTCGACGCCGACATCGTCGAGGGCTATCCGGCTGCGCGCGCGACGCGCGCCGACCACGGAGCGGATCAACGAAGCCGGATCCCGGACCACCCGCTCGGTCACCTCGATCACCAGGTCGAGTCGGCCGGCGGCCTGCGCGAACGCGTCGGCGAGCTCGGGCGGGGGTGGGGTCCCGAAGGTCTCCGGCTCCACATTGAGGAACAGCGGGACGTCGAGACCGGCGTCCAGCGCCGCGGCACAGGCCGCGCTGCCGCAGATCCAGTCGAGTTCGACGACCGCGCCACGCCGCTCCGCCTCGGCGAAAAGCGCGTCCGGAGTCGCGAACCGGCTGCCCTCGGGCCCTCGGACCAGCGCCTCGAAGCCGACTGTCAACCCGTCGTCGAGCGAGACGATCGGTTGGAACACCGGCGTGACCGCACGCTCGGCCAGTATTCGGGAGAATTCGTCGTCCTGGACGGCAGGCACCGCAGCGGGAACTGGCATCCGCGCCCCTTGGAAGCCGGTCGGACATCAGATGATCTTCATCGTATCCATCGTAGCCGCGACCTGCGCACCCGGCGGCGATGTCGGCCGACTACGGTCCCGCGGGAGCGCCCGACCAGCCCGGGGTCGGCCGAGGCGGCGTCCGGGCACGGCGACTACCATGGTCGCTGCCGGCCGAGGGTGTCGTTCGCGGGGGAGTGGTATGTGATGGGCGCGCACGCGATCGACACCGGCGTGCTCGACGACCCGGCCGGAGCAGCCCTGTCCGGCCCGCATGCCCGGTTCGCCCGGCGGCACGGGCTGGCCGCCTGCTACGACCCGGCCGTGACGCCGTTCGCGGCGCTGCCGGCGGGAGCCCGCGCCCAGGCCTGGGATGACCTGGCGGTGCTGGTGGGCCGCGGCGGCACCGCCGCGGTCATCGGCGACCATCCGGTGCCGGCGGATTGGCGGATCACCTGGCAGGACGAGGTCGTCCAGCTGGTCGACGCCGCGATCGCGGTCGCGGACGAGCCCGCGGCGGTGCCGCTGGGCGCGGCGGACGTGCCGGAGATGCTCGACCTGGTCCAGCGCACCAAGCCGGGGCCGTTCCTCGCCCGCACCGTCGAGATGGGTTCCTACCTCGGCATCAGGCAGGACGGCAAGCTCGTGGCGATGGCCGGGGAGCGGATGCACCCGCCCGGCTTCACCGAGATCAGCGCCGTGTGCACCGACCCCGCATACCGCGGGCAGGGGCTGGCCACCCGCCTGATCCGCGCGGTCGCCGCGGGCGTGCGCCGCCGCGGCGAGACGCCGTTCCTGCACGCCGCCAGCGACAACACCGGCGCGATCCGGCTCTACGAGGCGATGGGCTTCGCCGTGCGCCGCCAGCTCACCTTCACGGTCGTGGTCGCGCCGAACTGACCGGGCCCAACTCCTCCACCCAGCGGTCCAGCTCGGCCGGGGTGCGGAACAGCAGCACCTGAGGACCGGGGGAGTCCACCGCCCACCGCCGCATCCGGCGGCGCTTGCGCCCGAACGACGCGAAGTGCCACAGGATGATCGACTCGGCGGACAGCACGCTGCCGAGCGTCTCGCGGTTGCCGTTGCAGATGACCTCGCCGGTGGAGATCAGCCGCGCGGTGCGCCGCAGCAGCCGCCGCAGCGTCAGCCCGCGCGAGAAGTCCAGCCCGATGACCAGGTCGGCGGAGGCGAGCGGGACGTCCAGCCAGTCCTTGTACGCGCCGTCGAGGATCCAGGACTTCCGCCGGCAGACGGCCGCGATCCGGTCCCGCTGCAGCGGCACGGGGACCTCTTTCCAGCCGGGCTCCCAGGTCAGCTCGTCCACCGGCTGCCAGGGCAGGCCCAGCCGCCGGGAGAGCTCCAGGGCGAGCGTGGACTTGCCCGCCCCGTACACCCCGTAGATCAGGATCCTCTGCGGGAAGGGGCGGCTCGCGGTCACCGGCCGAGCGTAGCGGGATCATGCCAGTTTCGTTTATTGCGGATAGTATGGTTGTTGCGAATGGTCGAGGAGGTGAAGCGGTGAGTGTCGGCGCAATGAGCACGGAACCGCCAAGCGCGCACGTCGTGGAGCTCGCTGCCCATGCGCTGGAGCGCATCCGCTCCTATCTGCGAGACCATCCCGAAGGCCCGGCGGATGTGCGCGTCCAGGTGAGGGATGAGCCCGGTGCCGAACTGACGGTGCCGCGGGAGGCGGTGGTCCTGCTTGCCCGCGCCCTGTCGCATCTGGCCGACGGCCATGCGGTGACAGTGCTGCCGGCGGACGCGGAGTTGACCACACAACAGGCAGCCGACCTGCTGCACGTCTCCCGGCCGTTCCTGATCAGGCTGCTGGAGTCGGGCGAGATCCGATATCGCAAGGTGGGCAGCCATCGGCGGGTCGACCTGCAGTCGCTGCTGGACTATCGGCGAGTCGACGATGCGCGCACGTTGCGTGCAGCCAACGAACTCAGTGCACTTGACGAGGAACTCGGCGTTATCTGACCAGTGGGGGCGAAGTCGGATGCCGATGACCGTCATTTACGACGCCAATGTGCTCTACCCGAACACCCTGCGGGACCTGCTCATCCGGCTCGCCCGTGCCGGCACCGTACAGGCACGGTGGACCGAGCAGATCCTCGACGAGATGACAGAGGCCCTTCACCGCAACCGGCCGGACATCGATCCTGCCAGGACCCGTCGGCTTCGCGACCTGATGAACGCCGCCGTACGAGACTGTCAGGTCACGGACTACCAGGATTTGACGGACACTATCGACCTACC contains these protein-coding regions:
- a CDS encoding adenylate kinase, producing MTASRPFPQRILIYGVYGAGKSTLALELSRRLGLPWQPVDELTWEPGWKEVPVPLQRDRIAAVCRRKSWILDGAYKDWLDVPLASADLVIGLDFSRGLTLRRLLRRTARLISTGEVICNGNRETLGSVLSAESIILWHFASFGRKRRRMRRWAVDSPGPQVLLFRTPAELDRWVEELGPVSSARPRP
- a CDS encoding helix-turn-helix domain-containing protein; the protein is MSVGAMSTEPPSAHVVELAAHALERIRSYLRDHPEGPADVRVQVRDEPGAELTVPREAVVLLARALSHLADGHAVTVLPADAELTTQQAADLLHVSRPFLIRLLESGEIRYRKVGSHRRVDLQSLLDYRRVDDARTLRAANELSALDEELGVI
- a CDS encoding GNAT family N-acetyltransferase; amino-acid sequence: MGAHAIDTGVLDDPAGAALSGPHARFARRHGLAACYDPAVTPFAALPAGARAQAWDDLAVLVGRGGTAAVIGDHPVPADWRITWQDEVVQLVDAAIAVADEPAAVPLGAADVPEMLDLVQRTKPGPFLARTVEMGSYLGIRQDGKLVAMAGERMHPPGFTEISAVCTDPAYRGQGLATRLIRAVAAGVRRRGETPFLHAASDNTGAIRLYEAMGFAVRRQLTFTVVVAPN
- a CDS encoding sensor domain-containing phosphodiesterase → MPVPAAVPAVQDDEFSRILAERAVTPVFQPIVSLDDGLTVGFEALVRGPEGSRFATPDALFAEAERRGAVVELDWICGSAACAAALDAGLDVPLFLNVEPETFGTPPPPELADAFAQAAGRLDLVIEVTERVVRDPASLIRSVVGARRARSRIALDDVGVDPASLGMMALVRPDVIKLDRSLVQGRSAEWAQAFVVNAVLTEAGRTGAAVLAEGIETSEHLGTARGMGARLGQGWLFGRPGPLPATVVRSAFSLPRVAELPSGSVTPFGVVEDRVPIAEVTDQMLVPIGRLLEQMALRTDDATMFFATVPDRQIDGETRLTFNHIARRGVTVTAYGPELVEPGTGIQAVSVPTGDPLTAERVVIVIGSYFAAALVARTHPAAEGAAAAEPTYDIALTYDRLLVIEAARTLIDRIPPLPHGFGHPRV